The Deinococcus sonorensis KR-87 genome includes a window with the following:
- a CDS encoding TMEM175 family protein — translation MAHPEASEQAQDLKNVERLKFFTDAVVAIALTLLILPLLESVSEAARTQQSATDMLAEHSGQIMTFALSFVVVASFWIVHHRIFEHVSRYTPALMGLSFLWMFTIVLLQFPTAMVGALSPEPILLGLYIGLMALSSLILSAMTWLVSRDARIRSGRPTFEASSLAASFSSSLLFVLVLCLALLIPGLSYYALFLLFLNRPLQRLLQPYFARLQTRLT, via the coding sequence ATGGCCCACCCCGAAGCCAGTGAGCAGGCCCAGGACCTCAAGAACGTCGAACGGCTGAAGTTCTTCACCGACGCCGTCGTGGCCATTGCCCTCACGCTGCTGATCCTGCCGCTGCTGGAATCGGTGTCCGAAGCGGCCAGGACGCAGCAGTCCGCCACCGACATGCTGGCGGAACACAGCGGTCAGATCATGACCTTCGCGCTGAGCTTCGTGGTGGTGGCGAGTTTCTGGATCGTGCATCACCGGATCTTCGAGCACGTCTCGCGGTACACGCCCGCGCTGATGGGCCTGAGCTTCTTGTGGATGTTCACCATCGTGCTGCTGCAGTTCCCGACCGCGATGGTGGGCGCGCTGTCGCCCGAGCCGATCCTGCTGGGGCTGTACATCGGGCTGATGGCCCTGAGCAGCCTGATTCTGAGCGCCATGACCTGGCTGGTGTCGCGCGACGCCAGGATCCGGTCGGGCCGGCCGACCTTCGAGGCGTCCAGCCTGGCGGCGTCCTTCAGCAGTTCGCTGCTGTTCGTCCTGGTGCTCTGCCTGGCCCTGCTGATCCCCGGCCTGAGTTATTACGCGCTGTTTCTGCTGTTTCTCAATAGGCCGCTCCAGCGGCTCCTGCAGCCGTATTTCGCCCGTCTTCAAACACGCCTGACCTGA
- a CDS encoding DNA-3-methyladenine glycosylase family protein produces the protein MTTLTTHRLRPAPPFDFAQTLGFLRGFTPTSGEQALGEQTLSKAVRLQGRTVAFHVRSVGTVDAPDLACELSADQPLTSHQERLALERVRFFLSLDEDLRSFYRLARQDEAFQPLLRRLYGYHQVKFLTPFENACWAVLTQRTPAPVARAAKRRLVEAYGGSVTTAHGRLWAFPEPADLADVGAPDLGALVGNARKGEALAAVTNAFLQVDKGWLRSAPSAEVHAWLLGIRGLGPWSAAFVLLRGLGRMDSVLLDDPQTVLARELLAAATRVYGPVSVQVLQARAEAYGVWQGYWAHYLRAAG, from the coding sequence ATGACCACCCTCACCACGCACCGCCTGCGCCCCGCACCCCCCTTCGATTTCGCGCAGACGTTGGGCTTCCTGCGCGGCTTCACCCCCACCAGCGGCGAACAGGCACTCGGGGAGCAGACACTGTCCAAGGCCGTGCGCCTGCAGGGGAGGACGGTGGCGTTCCACGTGCGGTCGGTCGGGACCGTGGACGCGCCGGACCTCGCCTGCGAGCTGTCCGCGGATCAGCCGCTGACGTCCCACCAGGAACGCCTCGCCCTGGAGCGTGTGCGGTTCTTCCTGAGCCTCGACGAGGACCTGCGCTCCTTCTACCGGCTGGCCCGGCAGGACGAGGCGTTCCAGCCGCTGCTGCGGCGACTGTACGGCTACCATCAGGTCAAATTCCTGACCCCCTTCGAGAACGCCTGCTGGGCGGTCCTGACGCAGCGGACGCCGGCACCGGTGGCCAGGGCGGCCAAGCGGCGCCTGGTGGAAGCGTACGGCGGGTCAGTGACCACTGCGCACGGCCGGCTGTGGGCCTTTCCGGAACCGGCCGACCTCGCGGACGTGGGGGCGCCGGACCTGGGCGCGCTGGTGGGCAACGCACGCAAGGGCGAGGCTCTGGCGGCCGTTACGAACGCCTTCCTGCAGGTCGACAAGGGGTGGTTGCGTTCCGCTCCCAGCGCTGAGGTCCACGCCTGGCTGCTCGGCATTCGCGGCCTGGGGCCGTGGTCGGCGGCCTTTGTGCTGTTGCGGGGCCTGGGGCGCATGGACAGCGTGCTGCTGGACGATCCGCAGACCGTCCTCGCGCGCGAACTGCTCGCGGCGGCCACACGGGTGTACGGCCCGGTGAGCGTTCAGGTCCTGCAGGCCAGGGCCGAGGCCTACGGGGTCTGGCAGGGGTACTGGGCCCACTACCTGCGCGCCGCCGGCTGA
- a CDS encoding VOC family protein — MQTRLDFASVQVRDLQASRAFYTQVIGFEAHGQDRPGAVVFQDQDGAIFAIREPLATTDLGGAFGVGVSLWFAVQDVDATHARIVASGGTVLSPPQPGPFGRMFAVRDPDGYQLTFHQG, encoded by the coding sequence ATGCAGACACGATTGGATTTCGCTTCGGTGCAGGTGCGGGACCTGCAGGCTTCGCGGGCGTTCTATACGCAGGTGATCGGCTTCGAGGCCCATGGGCAGGACCGGCCGGGCGCGGTGGTGTTTCAGGATCAGGACGGCGCCATCTTCGCCATTCGCGAGCCGCTGGCCACCACCGACCTCGGCGGGGCGTTCGGGGTGGGTGTCAGCCTGTGGTTCGCCGTGCAGGACGTGGACGCCACCCATGCCCGCATCGTCGCGTCCGGGGGTACGGTCCTGTCGCCCCCACAGCCGGGACCATTTGGCCGGATGTTCGCAGTGCGTGACCCGGATGGCTATCAGCTCACCTTCCATCAGGGATGA
- a CDS encoding helix-turn-helix transcriptional regulator, with product MNRTDRLLAIVLTLQGRGRARAEDLARSLDVSKRTIYRDVLALNEAGVPIVSAPGQGYTLMDGYFLPPLRFSVNEAIMLMLGSDVVTASFDAELASAAQQAARKISAVLSEEVRGDVAFLRDNLRLVQRDPNGEDTQRKLLVLREAIVRRQGVRFQYHKRHARPEERRADPHALFRLNTAWMLSAFDHARGALRTFRLEHLDDLTLTGQHFERQPGFQLRRDEAREARDTVVRVLFAAEVARWVRQTPSYFVTELQDTPGGLLVTLRVRNVEDVLAWLLSWGGAARVLEPAALQTRLRQEAGRILDHYR from the coding sequence GTGAACCGTACCGACCGCCTGCTCGCCATCGTCCTGACGCTTCAGGGTCGTGGACGGGCGCGTGCCGAGGACCTCGCCCGCTCGCTCGACGTCTCGAAACGGACCATCTACCGTGACGTGCTCGCGCTCAACGAGGCCGGCGTGCCGATCGTCAGCGCGCCGGGGCAGGGCTACACCCTGATGGACGGCTACTTCCTGCCACCGCTGCGCTTCAGTGTGAACGAGGCGATCATGCTGATGCTCGGCAGCGACGTGGTTACGGCGTCGTTCGACGCGGAGCTCGCGAGCGCGGCGCAGCAGGCGGCCCGCAAGATCAGCGCCGTGCTCAGCGAGGAGGTGCGCGGCGACGTGGCGTTCCTGCGCGACAACCTCAGGCTGGTGCAGCGTGACCCGAACGGAGAAGACACGCAGCGCAAGCTGCTGGTGCTGCGGGAGGCGATCGTCCGGCGGCAGGGGGTGAGGTTCCAGTACCACAAACGCCACGCCCGGCCGGAGGAACGCCGCGCCGATCCGCATGCCCTGTTCCGGCTGAACACCGCGTGGATGCTGTCGGCGTTCGATCATGCGCGCGGCGCGCTGCGGACCTTCCGCCTGGAGCACCTGGACGACCTGACGCTCACCGGTCAGCACTTCGAGCGGCAGCCGGGGTTCCAGCTGCGGCGCGACGAGGCAAGGGAGGCGCGCGACACGGTCGTGCGGGTGCTGTTTGCCGCGGAGGTGGCGCGCTGGGTGCGGCAGACTCCGTCGTATTTCGTCACTGAGCTGCAGGACACGCCGGGCGGGCTGCTCGTCACCCTGCGCGTCCGCAACGTCGAGGACGTCCTGGCGTGGCTGCTGTCGTGGGGTGGCGCCGCGCGCGTGCTCGAACCGGCCGCGCTGCAGACCCGCCTGCGCCAGGAGGCCGGGCGCATCCTCGACCACTACCGCTGA
- a CDS encoding NPCBM/NEW2 domain-containing protein → MTTHSFAAFSLLKRPVVLGLVTALTATLAACGSNPTPVSATATAKQTFIYDGHDASWTGGPRHTIRALSIDDGDNTLSNEDWTAATSGWGPIEINRSNAGFKGGDGKTLMLNGESYGTGFGVHSDSSMTFDLSGKCDTFTSDIGVDDEVGSLGSVVFQVWADGTKLYDSGTMTGDSDTKSISVDISGKDELKLVVTDAGDNNYFDHADWANATLRGCSTSDSSGSTPPPVTPQSFDGPITITKGGTYSGNWQSLDPKVPVITIKTSEPVIIENSTLRGRGNLVAGFRNRVTLRNNKGYGLNPNVAGRIMGRFANLEEAYNITIENNYFEHGTGIYLRSFYGDPSKGEGIRIRNNQLRNIDGRQSDGNNGYNGKRNISQAVLFNSIQRVANVDISWNEIINAPYHSYTEENMNFYLSSGTAASPYLIHDNYIQGAYNADPANNATYPGGGILLGDGQASDPSLMGHARVYNNQIVATTNHGLGIAGGVDNQIYNNRVISSGRLPDGRPIAAQNVGLYVWDPYKLGQKTPAMFANNVMRDNFVMWTKVKSDGTTTTNPWWVPDCGLNNTVCTGNVSGGTATLDTEKQEYQRWLSKLDNANVNVGPQ, encoded by the coding sequence ATGACCACACATTCTTTCGCTGCCTTTTCTCTGCTGAAGCGTCCCGTTGTTCTGGGCCTGGTCACTGCATTGACCGCAACTCTGGCCGCGTGTGGAAGCAATCCCACACCCGTCAGTGCGACGGCCACCGCCAAGCAGACGTTCATCTACGACGGTCACGATGCCAGCTGGACCGGTGGGCCGCGGCACACCATCCGGGCGCTGTCCATCGATGACGGGGACAACACCCTGAGCAACGAGGACTGGACCGCGGCTACCAGCGGCTGGGGCCCCATTGAGATCAACCGCAGCAACGCGGGCTTCAAGGGCGGCGACGGCAAGACCCTGATGCTGAATGGCGAGAGCTACGGCACTGGCTTCGGCGTGCACTCGGATTCCTCCATGACCTTCGACCTCAGCGGGAAGTGTGACACCTTCACGTCGGACATCGGCGTGGATGACGAGGTGGGGAGCCTGGGCAGCGTGGTGTTCCAGGTGTGGGCGGACGGCACCAAGCTGTACGACAGCGGCACCATGACCGGTGACAGCGACACCAAGAGCATCAGCGTGGATATCTCGGGCAAGGACGAGTTGAAACTTGTCGTGACCGATGCGGGCGACAACAACTACTTCGACCACGCCGACTGGGCGAACGCCACGCTGCGCGGCTGCAGCACCTCCGACAGCTCCGGCAGCACCCCTCCCCCGGTGACGCCACAGAGCTTCGATGGCCCGATCACCATCACGAAGGGTGGCACGTACAGTGGCAACTGGCAGAGCCTGGATCCGAAAGTCCCGGTGATCACGATCAAGACCAGTGAGCCGGTGATCATCGAGAACAGCACGCTGCGTGGCCGCGGCAACCTGGTGGCCGGCTTCCGTAACCGCGTGACCCTGCGCAACAACAAGGGCTACGGCCTGAACCCGAACGTCGCGGGCCGGATCATGGGGCGCTTCGCCAACCTCGAAGAGGCGTACAACATCACCATCGAGAACAACTACTTCGAGCACGGCACCGGCATCTACCTGCGCAGCTTCTACGGTGACCCCAGCAAGGGTGAGGGGATCCGCATCCGCAACAACCAGCTGCGCAACATCGATGGGCGCCAGAGTGACGGCAACAACGGGTATAACGGCAAGCGCAATATCAGCCAGGCGGTGCTGTTCAACAGCATCCAGCGGGTGGCGAACGTGGACATCAGCTGGAACGAGATCATCAACGCGCCGTATCACAGCTACACCGAGGAGAACATGAACTTCTACCTCAGCAGTGGCACCGCGGCCAGCCCGTACCTGATCCACGACAACTACATCCAGGGCGCCTACAACGCTGACCCCGCCAATAACGCGACCTACCCCGGCGGCGGGATCCTGCTGGGCGACGGGCAGGCGAGCGACCCGAGCCTGATGGGCCATGCCCGGGTGTACAACAACCAGATCGTCGCCACCACCAACCATGGGCTGGGCATCGCGGGTGGCGTGGACAACCAGATCTATAACAACCGGGTGATCAGCAGCGGTCGCCTGCCGGACGGCCGGCCGATTGCGGCGCAGAACGTGGGCCTGTATGTGTGGGATCCGTACAAGCTGGGGCAGAAGACGCCGGCGATGTTTGCGAACAACGTGATGCGGGACAACTTCGTGATGTGGACCAAGGTCAAGAGTGACGGCACGACGACGACCAACCCCTGGTGGGTGCCGGACTGCGGCCTGAACAACACCGTCTGCACTGGCAACGTGAGCGGCGGCACCGCCACCCTTGACACCGAGAAGCAGGAGTACCAGCGCTGGCTCTCCAAGCTCGACAACGCCAACGTCAACGTCGGCCCTCAGTAA
- a CDS encoding roadblock/LC7 domain-containing protein encodes MTATMSKQQQLHETLNNLRVNLPELRGALIATADGLPIAQAMNGGTDANRVAAMAATALGLGKRINDTLGSGSLTEMSVSGTEGQVYLYAAGKGVLAVVAPSGMNLGLLHMEARDAAHSISTIL; translated from the coding sequence ATGACCGCAACGATGAGCAAGCAGCAGCAGCTTCACGAGACCCTCAACAACCTGCGGGTGAACCTGCCGGAACTGCGCGGCGCGCTGATCGCCACCGCCGACGGCCTGCCGATCGCTCAGGCGATGAATGGCGGCACCGACGCCAACCGGGTTGCTGCGATGGCCGCCACCGCGCTGGGCCTGGGCAAGCGCATCAACGACACGCTCGGCTCCGGCAGCCTGACCGAAATGAGCGTCAGCGGCACCGAAGGCCAGGTGTACCTGTACGCGGCCGGCAAGGGCGTGCTGGCGGTCGTGGCGCCCAGCGGCATGAACCTGGGCCTGCTCCACATGGAAGCGCGCGACGCCGCCCACAGCATCTCCACCATCCTCTGA